The Malus domestica chromosome 13, GDT2T_hap1 genome includes a window with the following:
- the LOC139190914 gene encoding uncharacterized protein, whose protein sequence is MPADGSQWHQGGQPRQGEVAAGGAGSSRQPSQSGQGRTSQGRVLVEGVVMPADLIPLDIVDFDVILGADCVEEVGVVRHYPDVFPDDLPGLPPDRDVEFSIELLPVTDPISLTPYRMAPAELRELKIQLQELLDKAIVFALKIWRHYLYGEKCKIFTDHKSLQYLFTQHDLNLRQRRTKGNGRKLELEDRSGAFLASFQVRPVLVDHILEAQMVDEEIQEMVQLRNEGKKKDLRIRESDGMLMQENKITAYHPQTDGQSERAIQTLEDMLRSSVLRFGDSWHDRLDLMEFAYNNSFHSSIGMSPFEALYGRACRTPLCCSEVGERVLEGPEIVNETTQNIQVIKSNLKVAQDRHKSLADRHATDRVYDVGDWVFFEIVTLERLELPPELSKVHNVFHVSMLRHYISDPSHVIPPQPLEINPDLTYDEDPITILDWKDKVLRNKTVSLVKVLWRNHSVEEATWETKDRMREMYPRLFYGY, encoded by the exons atgCCAGCTGATGGATCTCAGTGGCATCAGGGAGGCCAGCCCCGTCAGGGAGAAGTTGCTGCTGGTGGTGCAGGATCATCTAGGCAGCCTAGTCAGTCAGGCCAGGGACGTACTTCTCAGGGGCGAG TGTTGGTAGAGGGCGTAGTTATGCCAGCTGATCTTATTccattagatattgtggattttgatgtgattctcggagcagattg tgtggaagaagttggtgtggtcaggcattatcctgatgtatttcctGATGATTTGCCGGGGTTGCCTCCAGATAGAGATGTGGAATTCTCTATCGAATTGCTTCCAGTTACAGACCCTATATCTctaactccttatagaatggctccagctgagttgagagaattgaaaattcagttacaagaactacttgataaag ccattgtctttgctttgaagatttggaggcattatttatatggtgagaagtgtaagatcttcacagatcacaAGAGTCTCCAGTATCTATTTACTcaacatgatcttaatcttcgtcagcgaag AACTAAGGGCAACGGGAGAAAGTTGGAGTTGGAAGATCGAAGCGgagcttttcttgctagttttcaagtcaggccagttttggttGATCATATACTCGAAGCTCAGATGGTGGATGAGGAAATTCAAGAAATGGTTCAattaagaaatgaagggaaaaagaaagaccttaggattcgagaatcagatggcatgcttatgcaggagaacaaaat cactgcttatcatcctcaaactgatgggcaatcaGAAAGGGCTATTCagacgttggaggatatgttgagatcttcagtgttacGGTTTGGTGATTCCTGGCATGATcgcctagacttgatggaatttgcctacaataatagtttccATTCGAGCATTgggatgtcaccatttgaggcactttatggtagggcgtgtcgtacgccattgtgttgctctgaggttggtgaaagagtgttagaaggcccagagattgtgaatgagactactcaaaatattcaggtgattaagtccaACCTGAAAGTAGCCCAGGATCGACATAAGAGTTTAGCGGATCGACATGCTACTGATCGAGTGTATGATgtgggtgattgggtattttttgaaattgtcaccttggagag GTTGGAGTTacctccggagttatctaaggttcataatgtgtttcatgtctctatgcttcgacattatatttctgatccttcacatgtaatccctcctcaaccgctagagattaatccggatttgacgtatgatgaggatCCAAtcactatcttggattggaaagataaggttctaaggaataagacgGTGAGCTTGGTAAAGGTGTTGTGGAGGAATCATTCTGTAGAAGAAGCAACCTGGGAGACAaaagatcgaatgagagagatgtacccaAGGTTATTCTATGGATATTAA